The Myxococcota bacterium genome has a segment encoding these proteins:
- a CDS encoding lysylphosphatidylglycerol synthase transmembrane domain-containing protein: MSETTASTEAPEAPRSRWTDWRVWLGVAITVGCIWYVAKDVPMSEVASALRRADLWTLLVVSVPAHVLSIYLRALRWRHLTNPIAPMSRGLLYKAQSVGFLVNNLVPLRMGEFVRSWYLARETGTRGAAILGTVVLERVLDIVCVLLMAGASIGLLGARAGDGLLAEGAVLLLPTGFVPLAGLIALRFAPAAVLRGVEWAMRPFPQDARDFVSGNLLRFTEGLAAISGGTHLWWILFHSITIWLLVGALPMTAGLVAFELPPEVTASTDRLVYVSWLLLAAVGVAVAIPSAPGFFGVYQLAFTAVLRPLGVDDATSLALGLLVWLVFWASFTLQGFVVLRLGGISFAELTAASGKAPTNDRR; the protein is encoded by the coding sequence GTGAGCGAGACGACCGCGTCGACCGAGGCCCCCGAAGCACCGCGCTCGCGCTGGACCGACTGGCGCGTGTGGCTGGGCGTCGCCATCACGGTCGGGTGCATCTGGTACGTCGCCAAGGACGTTCCGATGAGCGAGGTCGCGAGCGCGCTGCGGCGCGCCGACCTGTGGACGTTGCTCGTCGTCTCCGTTCCCGCTCACGTGCTCAGCATCTACCTGCGCGCGCTCCGCTGGCGGCATCTCACCAACCCGATCGCGCCGATGTCCCGCGGACTGCTCTACAAGGCGCAGTCGGTCGGCTTCCTCGTGAACAACCTCGTCCCGCTGCGAATGGGGGAGTTCGTCCGCTCGTGGTACCTGGCGCGCGAGACGGGCACGCGCGGCGCGGCCATCCTCGGAACGGTGGTGCTCGAGCGCGTGCTCGACATCGTGTGCGTGCTGCTGATGGCGGGGGCGTCGATCGGTCTTCTCGGTGCGCGCGCGGGCGATGGGCTGCTCGCCGAGGGCGCAGTGCTCCTGCTTCCGACGGGGTTCGTCCCGCTCGCGGGACTGATCGCCCTGCGCTTCGCGCCGGCGGCGGTCCTTCGCGGCGTCGAATGGGCGATGCGACCGTTCCCGCAGGACGCGCGCGATTTCGTGTCGGGGAATCTCCTGCGCTTCACCGAGGGCCTGGCCGCGATCTCGGGCGGCACGCACCTGTGGTGGATCCTGTTCCACTCGATCACGATCTGGCTGCTCGTCGGCGCGCTCCCGATGACCGCCGGGCTCGTCGCGTTCGAGCTCCCGCCCGAGGTGACCGCGAGCACCGACCGGCTCGTCTACGTCTCGTGGCTGCTGCTCGCGGCCGTGGGCGTCGCGGTCGCGATCCCCTCTGCGCCGGGGTTCTTCGGCGTCTATCAGCTCGCGTTCACGGCCGTGCTCCGGCCGCTCGGCGTCGACGATGCGACGTCGCTCGCGCTCGGCCTCCTCGTGTGGCTCGTCTTCTGGGCGAGCTTCACGCTCCAGGGCTTCGTCGTGCTGCGCCTCGGCGGCATCTCCTTCGCCGAGCTGACCGCGGCCTCTGGTAAAGCTCCCACGAACGACCGCCGATAG
- a CDS encoding slipin family protein: MIQVPIIFAGVLLALVFAGFKVLAEYERGVVFRLGRFAGVKTAGLKWIIPGVDRMVRISLREIVMDIPAQEVITRDNVSVKVNAVLYFRVLHPEKAVIQVENYLYGTSQLAQTTLRSVCGQAELDDLLAERDRINQQLQEIIDLQTEPWGVKVRAVEVKQIDLPVEMQRAMARQAEAEREKRSKIIHAEGEFQAAERLANAARVIATEPSALQLRYLQTLAEIATENNSTTIFPIPIDILRPFYDGTFSGTRGGGDSQGKG; this comes from the coding sequence ATGATCCAGGTTCCGATCATCTTTGCAGGCGTGCTGCTGGCGCTCGTGTTCGCCGGCTTCAAGGTGCTGGCCGAGTACGAACGCGGCGTCGTGTTCCGGCTCGGCCGCTTCGCGGGCGTGAAGACCGCCGGCCTCAAGTGGATCATTCCCGGCGTCGACCGCATGGTGCGCATCTCGCTGCGCGAGATCGTCATGGACATCCCGGCGCAGGAGGTGATCACGCGCGACAACGTCTCGGTGAAGGTCAACGCGGTGCTCTACTTCCGCGTGCTCCACCCCGAGAAGGCCGTCATCCAGGTCGAGAACTACCTCTACGGCACGAGCCAGCTCGCGCAGACGACGCTGCGGAGCGTGTGCGGCCAGGCCGAGCTCGACGACCTGCTCGCCGAGCGCGATCGCATCAACCAGCAGCTGCAGGAGATCATCGATCTGCAGACCGAGCCGTGGGGCGTCAAGGTCCGCGCGGTCGAAGTGAAGCAGATCGACCTGCCCGTCGAGATGCAGCGCGCGATGGCGCGGCAGGCCGAGGCCGAGCGCGAGAAGCGCTCGAAGATCATCCACGCGGAGGGCGAGTTCCAGGCGGCGGAGCGGCTCGCGAACGCGGCGCGCGTGATCGCGACGGAGCCGTCCGCGCTGCAGCTGCGCTACCTGCAGACGCTCGCCGAGATCGCGACCGAGAACAACTCGACGACGATCTTCCCGATCCCGATCGACATCCTGCGACCGTTCTACGACGGCACGTTCTCCGGAACGCGCGGCGGCGGCGACTCGCAAGGGAAGGGGTAG
- a CDS encoding protease modulator HflC — protein sequence MRAILLVLATVALAVGAIWASEVRLPGGYLPSVVVVTREFEQNVLLMPVTATEYKVVTEPGWELAVPLSRVITVDRRLQHLNATPIDVVIAGGQTLRTDYYAVWRIADPSLFIRAFPQFQEDAEYGMNKARARIQESVKGLVGETIGSLDIAQLLERTEVLDAMAERANEELVETGVAIVDVRINRMDLPAQALTAAYEQMREQQRAIARESRVRGERLAREARAQAEKEARATLAEANAFSERTRGEGDAGAARTYADAFGQDPEFYAFVRSLEAYRKTLGTETTLVLPPDHSFFRYLDRDAGARR from the coding sequence ATGCGCGCGATCCTGCTGGTGCTCGCGACGGTCGCGCTGGCCGTCGGCGCGATCTGGGCCAGCGAGGTGCGCCTGCCCGGCGGCTACCTCCCGAGCGTCGTCGTCGTGACGCGCGAGTTCGAGCAGAACGTGCTGCTCATGCCGGTCACGGCGACGGAGTACAAGGTCGTGACCGAGCCCGGGTGGGAGCTCGCCGTCCCACTCAGCCGCGTGATCACCGTGGACCGGCGCCTGCAACACCTCAACGCGACGCCGATCGACGTCGTGATCGCCGGCGGGCAGACGCTCCGCACCGATTACTACGCCGTCTGGCGCATCGCCGACCCGAGCCTGTTCATCCGCGCGTTCCCGCAGTTCCAGGAGGACGCGGAGTACGGCATGAACAAGGCGCGCGCGCGCATCCAGGAGTCCGTCAAGGGCCTCGTGGGCGAGACGATCGGCAGCCTCGACATCGCGCAGCTCCTCGAGCGCACCGAGGTGCTCGACGCGATGGCCGAGCGTGCGAACGAGGAGCTCGTGGAGACGGGCGTCGCGATCGTGGACGTCCGGATCAACAGGATGGATCTCCCCGCGCAGGCGTTGACGGCGGCCTACGAGCAGATGCGCGAGCAGCAGCGCGCGATCGCGCGCGAGTCGCGCGTGCGCGGCGAGCGGCTCGCGCGAGAGGCGCGCGCGCAGGCCGAGAAGGAGGCGCGCGCCACGCTCGCGGAGGCCAACGCGTTCTCCGAGCGGACGAGGGGCGAGGGCGACGCGGGTGCCGCGCGCACGTACGCCGACGCCTTCGGCCAGGACCCCGAGTTCTACGCCTTCGTGCGGAGCCTCGAGGCCTACCGCAAGACGCTCGGCACCGAGACGACGCTCGTGCTGCCGCCCGATCACTCCTTCTTCCGCTACCTCGATCGCGACGCGGGCGCGCGGCGTTAG
- a CDS encoding PilT/PilU family type 4a pilus ATPase, whose amino-acid sequence MANMHQLLKAMIEKGASDLHITTGSPPQLRIDGKLHPLKMPPLSPQETKQLTYSVLTDAQKHRFEETNELDLSFSVQRLSRFRGNIFVQRGNVAGAFRAIPFKIKTFEELNLPPIVTELARKPRGLLLVTGPTGSGKSTTLASVIDRVNTERNEHIVTIEDPIEYLHPHKGCIVNQREVGADTTGFKTALKYILRQDPDVVLVGELRDLETMEAALSIAETGHYCLATLHTNSAVQTINRIVDMFPPYQQSQIRQQLSFVLEGIMCQTLLPRANGPGRVLALEVMVPNSAIRALIRDDKIAQLYSAMQVGQEKYGMQTMNQSLAALYKRRLITLDDAMGRSSDVQELRNLIGQGSDGGVNARRAS is encoded by the coding sequence ATGGCGAACATGCATCAGCTGCTGAAGGCGATGATCGAGAAGGGCGCGTCCGACCTGCACATCACGACGGGGTCGCCGCCGCAGCTGCGGATCGACGGCAAGCTGCATCCGCTCAAGATGCCGCCGCTGTCGCCCCAGGAGACGAAGCAGCTCACCTACTCGGTGCTGACGGACGCGCAGAAGCACCGGTTCGAGGAGACGAACGAGCTCGACCTCTCGTTCAGCGTTCAGCGCCTGTCGCGCTTCCGCGGGAACATCTTCGTGCAGCGCGGCAACGTCGCCGGCGCCTTCCGCGCGATCCCGTTCAAGATCAAGACCTTCGAAGAGCTCAATCTGCCGCCGATCGTCACGGAGCTCGCGCGCAAGCCGCGAGGCCTCCTGCTCGTCACGGGGCCGACCGGCTCGGGCAAGTCGACGACGCTCGCGTCGGTGATCGACCGCGTCAACACCGAGCGCAACGAGCACATCGTCACGATCGAGGACCCGATCGAGTACCTGCACCCGCACAAGGGCTGCATCGTGAACCAGCGCGAGGTGGGCGCGGACACGACGGGCTTCAAGACCGCGCTCAAGTACATCCTCCGGCAGGATCCCGACGTCGTGCTCGTCGGCGAGCTTCGCGACCTCGAGACCATGGAGGCGGCGCTCTCGATCGCGGAGACGGGCCACTACTGCCTCGCGACGCTCCACACGAACTCGGCCGTCCAGACGATCAACCGCATCGTCGACATGTTCCCGCCCTACCAGCAGTCGCAGATCCGCCAGCAGCTCTCGTTCGTGCTCGAGGGGATCATGTGCCAGACGCTCCTGCCGCGCGCGAACGGGCCGGGCCGCGTGCTCGCCCTCGAGGTCATGGTGCCCAACTCGGCCATTCGCGCGCTCATCCGGGACGACAAGATCGCGCAGCTGTACTCGGCGATGCAGGTCGGCCAGGAGAAGTACGGCATGCAGACCATGAACCAGTCGCTGGCGGCGCTGTACAAGCGCCGACTGATCACGCTCGACGACGCGATGGGTCGCAGCTCGGACGTGCAGGAGCTCCGGAACCTGATCGGCCAGGGCTCCGACGGCGGCGTGAACGCGCGGCGCGCGAGCTAG
- the pilB gene encoding type IV-A pilus assembly ATPase PilB, whose translation MNERIGELLVRENLLSKDQLKKARDEATAKGSRLGAEITELGFLEEAELTDFVAKQYGVPSINLDDFDIDREVLSLVPEEVALKHTVVPVNRAGSTLILATADPSNIFALDDIKFLTGYNIQPVVASETAIKRTLDKYYDAGTSLDDVMADFDDSDIDVVTDDDEFDAAEAAGAAEDAPVVKLVNLILTEAIKRNASDIHVEPYEHSFRVRYRIDGLLYEIMKPPMKLKNAIISRIKIMSELDIAERRLPQDGRIKLKLGRGREMDFRVSVLPTLFGEKVVLRLLDKSNLQLDMTKLGFEQQQLDVFKDCIHRPFGMVLVTGPTGSGKTTTLYSALSELNKISENISTAEDPVEFNLAGINQCQMHEDIGLNFAAALRSFLRQDPDIIMVGEIRDFETAEIAVKAALTGHMVLSTLHTNDAPSTVNRLLNMGIEPFLVASSVNCIVAQRLARRVCPECKEVDDVTTKEELVEAGMTEEEANSITPMKGAGCGNCSETGFKGRVAVYEVMELTEELKEFVLNGASALELKREAIRGGMLTLRRSSLNKLAEGVTTLGEVYRVSSAD comes from the coding sequence GTGAACGAGCGGATCGGTGAGCTCCTCGTCCGAGAGAACCTGCTCTCGAAGGACCAGCTGAAGAAGGCGCGCGACGAGGCCACGGCGAAGGGGAGCCGACTCGGCGCCGAGATCACCGAGCTCGGCTTCCTCGAGGAAGCCGAGCTCACCGACTTCGTCGCGAAGCAGTACGGCGTCCCTTCGATCAACCTCGACGACTTCGACATCGATCGCGAGGTCCTGTCGCTCGTCCCCGAAGAGGTCGCCCTCAAGCACACCGTCGTCCCCGTGAACCGTGCGGGCTCGACGCTGATCCTCGCGACCGCCGACCCGTCCAACATCTTCGCGCTCGACGACATCAAGTTCCTCACCGGCTACAACATCCAGCCGGTGGTCGCGTCCGAGACCGCGATCAAGCGCACGCTCGACAAGTACTACGACGCCGGCACGTCGCTCGACGACGTGATGGCGGACTTCGACGATTCGGATATCGACGTCGTCACCGACGACGACGAGTTCGACGCCGCGGAGGCGGCGGGTGCCGCCGAGGACGCACCCGTCGTCAAGCTCGTGAACCTGATCCTGACCGAGGCGATCAAGCGCAACGCGTCGGACATCCACGTCGAGCCCTACGAGCACAGCTTCCGCGTTCGCTACCGCATCGACGGCCTGCTCTACGAGATCATGAAGCCGCCGATGAAGCTCAAGAACGCGATCATCTCGCGCATCAAGATCATGTCCGAGCTCGACATCGCGGAGCGGCGCCTTCCCCAGGACGGCCGCATCAAGCTGAAGCTCGGTCGTGGCCGCGAGATGGACTTCCGCGTGTCGGTGCTTCCGACGCTGTTCGGCGAGAAGGTGGTGCTCCGTCTGCTCGACAAGTCGAACCTCCAGCTCGACATGACGAAGCTCGGCTTCGAGCAGCAGCAGCTCGACGTCTTCAAGGACTGCATCCACCGCCCCTTCGGAATGGTGCTCGTCACGGGCCCGACCGGCTCCGGAAAGACGACGACGCTGTACTCGGCGCTGTCCGAGCTGAACAAGATCTCCGAGAACATCTCGACCGCCGAGGACCCGGTCGAGTTCAACCTCGCCGGCATCAACCAGTGCCAGATGCACGAGGACATCGGGCTCAACTTCGCCGCCGCCCTGCGGTCGTTCCTGCGCCAGGACCCCGACATCATCATGGTCGGTGAGATCCGCGACTTCGAAACGGCGGAGATCGCCGTCAAGGCCGCGCTCACCGGCCACATGGTGCTCTCCACGCTGCACACGAACGACGCGCCCTCGACCGTGAACCGCCTCCTGAACATGGGTATCGAGCCGTTCCTCGTCGCTTCGTCCGTCAACTGCATCGTCGCCCAGCGCCTCGCGCGTCGGGTCTGTCCGGAGTGCAAGGAGGTCGACGACGTCACGACGAAGGAGGAGCTCGTCGAGGCGGGCATGACCGAGGAGGAGGCGAACAGCATCACGCCCATGAAGGGAGCCGGCTGCGGAAACTGCAGCGAGACCGGCTTCAAGGGGCGCGTCGCCGTGTACGAGGTCATGGAGCTCACCGAGGAGCTCAAGGAGTTCGTGCTGAACGGGGCGTCTGCCCTCGAGCTGAAGCGCGAGGCGATCCGGGGCGGGATGCTGACCCTGCGCCGGAGCTCGCTCAACAAGCTCGCCGAGGGGGTGACCACCCTCGGCGAGGTCTACCGCGTCTCGAGCGCGGACTAG
- a CDS encoding bifunctional riboflavin kinase/FAD synthetase has protein sequence MEVVHGTAALERVLVRPVLTIGNFDGLHVGHRAIMEVVVDRARAHAGEAVVYTFDPHPRKVLFPERAPALLTTLDQKLELLASFGVDVTILEPFDRGFARVTPEEFVRDYVHARIRPVEVYVGYDFHYGRDREGSMRLLTETGPRLGFAVTIVPEVTVGERDVNSTRIRDLLARGEVEEVSELLGRAFSVRGNVLPGQRRGRGLGFPTANLRPENEVLPRNGVYAGYVALLDEGEPARGTRLPVVTNVGTRPTFDDGQGLLAEAHVLGFDGDLYGRRVDLSFEHAIRDERRFEDVEALRAQIARDVEQARALLGLA, from the coding sequence GTGGAGGTCGTACACGGGACGGCGGCGCTCGAGCGCGTGCTCGTCCGGCCCGTACTCACGATCGGCAACTTCGACGGTCTGCACGTCGGACATCGCGCGATCATGGAGGTCGTCGTCGATCGGGCGCGCGCCCACGCGGGCGAGGCGGTCGTCTACACGTTCGACCCGCATCCGCGGAAGGTGCTCTTTCCCGAGCGCGCGCCCGCCCTGCTCACGACGCTCGACCAGAAGCTCGAGCTGCTGGCGTCGTTCGGCGTCGACGTGACCATCCTCGAGCCGTTCGATCGGGGCTTCGCCCGCGTCACTCCCGAGGAGTTCGTGCGCGACTACGTGCACGCCCGGATCCGGCCGGTCGAGGTCTACGTCGGGTACGATTTCCACTATGGGCGCGATCGCGAGGGGTCGATGAGGCTGCTCACGGAGACGGGCCCGCGGCTCGGCTTTGCCGTCACGATCGTTCCCGAGGTGACCGTCGGAGAGCGCGACGTGAACTCGACGCGCATCCGCGACCTGCTCGCGCGCGGTGAGGTGGAAGAGGTGAGCGAGCTCCTCGGCCGCGCCTTCAGCGTGCGCGGCAACGTCCTTCCGGGTCAGCGACGCGGTCGCGGGCTCGGCTTCCCGACCGCGAACCTCCGTCCCGAGAACGAGGTGCTCCCGCGCAACGGCGTGTATGCGGGGTACGTCGCACTCCTCGACGAGGGCGAGCCCGCGCGAGGGACGCGCCTCCCCGTGGTGACGAACGTGGGGACGCGTCCGACCTTCGACGACGGGCAGGGGCTGCTGGCCGAGGCGCACGTACTCGGCTTCGACGGCGACCTCTACGGGCGCCGCGTCGATCTCTCGTTCGAGCACGCCATCCGCGACGAGCGGCGCTTCGAGGACGTCGAAGCGCTCCGCGCGCAGATCGCACGCGACGTCGAGCAGGCGCGCGCGCTGCTGGGGCTCGCGTGA
- a CDS encoding nodulation protein NfeD: MRGRVRAAGVRSAILLCAAAVLAMDARPAAASVVHVVRIDASINPATADYLMGAIDDAHASGAAAVLVELDTPGGLVASMMDIVGRMLNADVPVIVHVTPRGAMAGSAGVFITMAAHVAAMAPGTTIGAAHPVSIGGANPKPSTDEDGESKGPSDYGLEKAENMLAKYVETIAKERGRNTEWAEEAVRHSVVIDSEEALEKNVIDLVVDSRRELLERIEGREVTLKSGKVTLSLANASFSPVEMTLGQRFFAFLVDPNVAAILLMAGLAGLYIEFNNPGLIVPGAVGLVCLALTGIAMQILPFSWAGLLLIAVGIALLVAEIFVTSFGLLFAAGIACLLFGGSMLFHLPEESDLNVSFWTVLVPAVAGVAAFGGIAVFALSRSLFSAQTAGVDELIGLVGKAATPVGATGKVFVRGEYWNASSDDAVGEGEAVEIVGVEGLALRVRRARKR; the protein is encoded by the coding sequence GTGAGAGGTCGCGTGCGCGCCGCGGGCGTGCGGTCCGCGATCCTCCTGTGCGCGGCCGCCGTGCTCGCGATGGATGCGCGCCCCGCGGCCGCGAGCGTCGTCCACGTCGTCCGCATCGATGCTTCGATCAACCCCGCGACCGCCGACTACCTGATGGGCGCCATCGACGACGCGCACGCGAGCGGCGCCGCCGCGGTGCTCGTCGAGCTCGACACGCCGGGCGGGCTCGTCGCCTCGATGATGGACATCGTCGGCCGGATGCTGAACGCCGACGTGCCCGTGATCGTGCACGTGACCCCGCGCGGCGCGATGGCGGGCTCGGCCGGCGTCTTCATCACGATGGCGGCGCACGTCGCGGCGATGGCGCCGGGGACGACGATCGGCGCGGCGCATCCGGTCTCGATCGGCGGAGCGAATCCGAAGCCCTCGACCGACGAGGACGGAGAGAGCAAGGGCCCGTCCGACTACGGTCTCGAGAAGGCCGAGAACATGCTCGCAAAGTACGTCGAGACGATCGCGAAGGAGCGCGGGCGCAACACCGAGTGGGCCGAGGAGGCCGTGCGGCACTCCGTCGTGATCGACTCCGAGGAGGCGCTCGAGAAGAACGTGATCGATCTCGTGGTCGACTCGCGCCGCGAGCTCCTCGAGCGCATCGAGGGGCGCGAGGTCACGCTCAAGAGCGGGAAGGTGACGCTCTCGCTCGCGAACGCGAGCTTCTCGCCGGTCGAGATGACGCTCGGGCAGCGCTTCTTCGCCTTCCTCGTCGACCCGAACGTCGCGGCCATCCTGTTGATGGCCGGGCTCGCGGGCCTCTACATCGAGTTCAACAATCCAGGGCTGATCGTGCCCGGCGCGGTGGGCCTCGTGTGCCTCGCGCTCACGGGAATCGCGATGCAGATCCTGCCGTTCTCGTGGGCCGGCCTGCTGCTGATCGCGGTCGGCATCGCGCTGCTCGTCGCCGAGATCTTCGTGACTTCGTTCGGTCTGCTCTTCGCGGCGGGCATCGCGTGCCTCCTCTTCGGAGGCTCGATGCTCTTCCACCTGCCGGAGGAGTCGGACCTGAACGTCTCGTTCTGGACCGTGCTCGTGCCGGCGGTGGCGGGCGTCGCGGCGTTTGGCGGCATCGCCGTGTTCGCGCTGAGTCGCAGCCTGTTCTCCGCGCAGACGGCGGGCGTCGACGAACTCATCGGGCTCGTCGGCAAGGCGGCGACGCCGGTCGGCGCGACGGGCAAGGTGTTCGTGCGCGGCGAGTACTGGAACGCGTCGTCGGACGACGCGGTGGGCGAGGGCGAGGCGGTCGAGATCGTCGGCGTCGAGGGGCTCGCGCTGCGGGTCCGGCGCGCACGGAAGCGGTAG
- the hflK gene encoding FtsH protease activity modulator HflK → MARGGGTSDEIERRAGRSVRRWLVLVTSIGVIGGWAYTGFYRLAPGEAAVVLSFGRYLRTEATAGLRWHVPRPIQSHAVIRLGELRREKFGYLDADRAALTEETAAGENAIQTADNNIVNMSYVVQYYVNDAFSFVYGLADPTATLRDAAQSALREVVGKHTGNEALRENRAGIQREAEILLQDRVDAYFGSSERSAFRIDKIEIQDSKAPAPVQGAFDDVVAARQDEQRKQAEARGDAREIVERAQAQAREVQEAAIAYRDAKLVEAEGEAARFTALLAEYQRAPEVTRERLYLETMESILPTAEKVIVEPGAAQVVPLLSIGAERARSGAPAATAGAAASAAAAEDTP, encoded by the coding sequence GTGGCGCGGGGGGGCGGCACGTCCGACGAGATCGAGCGCAGGGCGGGGCGGTCGGTGCGCCGCTGGCTCGTGCTGGTCACGAGCATCGGCGTCATCGGCGGCTGGGCGTACACGGGCTTCTATCGGCTCGCGCCCGGCGAGGCGGCCGTCGTGTTGAGCTTCGGCCGCTACCTGCGGACCGAGGCGACGGCCGGCCTGCGCTGGCACGTGCCGCGTCCGATCCAGTCGCACGCGGTGATCCGCCTCGGCGAGCTGCGGCGCGAGAAGTTCGGGTACCTCGACGCCGATCGCGCCGCGCTGACCGAGGAGACGGCGGCCGGCGAGAACGCGATCCAGACCGCCGACAACAACATCGTGAACATGAGCTACGTGGTTCAGTACTACGTGAACGATGCGTTCTCGTTCGTGTACGGCCTCGCCGATCCGACGGCGACGCTGCGCGACGCGGCGCAGAGCGCGCTCCGCGAGGTCGTCGGCAAGCACACGGGCAACGAGGCGCTGCGGGAGAACCGCGCCGGGATCCAACGCGAGGCGGAGATCCTGCTCCAGGACCGCGTCGACGCGTACTTCGGCTCGAGCGAGCGCTCGGCGTTCCGCATCGACAAGATCGAGATCCAGGACTCCAAGGCGCCGGCCCCCGTGCAGGGCGCGTTCGACGACGTGGTCGCGGCGCGCCAGGACGAGCAGCGCAAGCAGGCGGAGGCGCGCGGCGACGCGCGCGAGATCGTCGAGCGCGCGCAGGCGCAGGCGCGCGAGGTGCAGGAGGCGGCGATCGCGTACCGCGACGCGAAGCTCGTCGAGGCGGAGGGCGAGGCCGCGCGCTTCACGGCGCTGCTCGCCGAGTACCAGCGCGCGCCCGAGGTGACGCGCGAGCGGCTCTATCTCGAGACGATGGAGTCGATCCTCCCGACCGCGGAGAAGGTGATCGTCGAGCCGGGCGCCGCGCAGGTCGTGCCCTTGCTGTCGATCGGGGCGGAGCGGGCGCGGAGCGGCGCGCCCGCCGCGACCGCGGGCGCCGCGGCGAGCGCCGCGGCGGCGGAGGACACGCCGTGA
- a CDS encoding LptF/LptG family permease — protein MRTLSRHLAARFVQLFLVITCIAALAIVVVELLLDLDGVLAWGDGWRGAFAYLGLRLASEYASYVVPVTAFLAAFLAAAQLASSNEWTAMKAGGVSLAAAATPILVSGLALAVAMAAFHESVGLEARRAWNRQRDDAPTLRFRNGAFWVHRGPWIFRVADADEASDALFDVRLFERDAEGDLRRSIDARSAAVGEGDRWTLRDAVVREYPPGDAAALPTVRREDRLELAIADPPGRAALRPDVRALSIAGLREYIAAREARGADGSRPRAALYGRVADWIAIALLVALAIPIGLETERTRSIGRTASLATLALAVFFAVRSVGAVLAAQALVPPAVVSAGLVALLAAGAGSALARAPR, from the coding sequence GTGCGAACCCTGTCGCGCCATCTCGCCGCGCGCTTCGTGCAGCTCTTCCTGGTCATCACCTGCATCGCCGCCCTCGCGATCGTCGTCGTCGAGCTGCTGCTCGATCTCGACGGCGTACTCGCGTGGGGCGACGGCTGGCGCGGAGCCTTCGCGTACCTCGGCCTGCGACTGGCGTCGGAGTATGCCAGCTACGTCGTTCCGGTCACGGCCTTCCTGGCGGCCTTCCTGGCGGCCGCGCAGCTCGCCTCGAGCAACGAGTGGACGGCGATGAAGGCGGGCGGCGTGTCGCTCGCGGCCGCCGCGACGCCCATCCTCGTGAGTGGCCTCGCGCTCGCAGTCGCGATGGCCGCCTTCCACGAGAGCGTCGGCCTGGAGGCGCGCCGCGCGTGGAATCGCCAACGCGACGACGCGCCGACCCTGCGCTTCCGCAACGGCGCGTTCTGGGTGCATCGCGGCCCCTGGATCTTCCGCGTCGCCGACGCGGACGAGGCCTCCGATGCACTCTTCGACGTCCGACTCTTCGAGCGCGACGCCGAGGGCGACCTCCGCCGCAGCATCGATGCGCGGAGCGCCGCCGTCGGCGAGGGCGATCGGTGGACGCTCCGGGATGCCGTCGTGCGCGAGTACCCGCCCGGCGACGCCGCGGCCCTCCCGACGGTACGGCGCGAGGATCGCCTCGAGCTCGCGATCGCAGACCCGCCCGGCCGCGCGGCGCTCCGCCCCGACGTGCGGGCGCTCTCGATCGCCGGGCTTCGCGAGTACATCGCCGCCCGCGAGGCGCGGGGCGCGGATGGATCGCGCCCGCGTGCCGCGCTCTACGGACGCGTCGCCGACTGGATCGCGATCGCGCTCCTGGTCGCGCTCGCGATCCCGATCGGCCTCGAGACGGAGCGGACGCGGAGCATCGGCCGCACGGCCTCGCTCGCGACGCTCGCGCTCGCGGTGTTCTTCGCGGTGCGGAGCGTCGGCGCGGTGCTCGCCGCACAGGCCCTCGTGCCGCCGGCCGTCGTCAGCGCGGGGCTCGTCGCCCTCCTCGCCGCCGGCGCCGGCTCGGCTCTCGCCCGCGCGCCGCGCTGA